From the Prunus dulcis chromosome 4, ALMONDv2, whole genome shotgun sequence genome, one window contains:
- the LOC117626262 gene encoding F-box protein At5g39450, translated as MSSESCGSSLLLALSDDVFSIVTWSLSPRDIGNLSLCCRSLYALMESEKVWQIQCEMVGIVPLRDLVQWRKAVSSYKALCRFLFNVQPLMGIWVHQNPELGNVVYVMPGFVSVVGCRIIPQELGPLGIEDGPILWAPVFEIICDFDGSTSFFLHGREKGHDYVYPGFVKPIGRSCNVLLLEIEPRLHKNQGKSLHSKSFVHNSDKELSRKICRSNSGLSRSQRVFGQSETLVPFSRLAFSDRRKLLDVVTSQIRLKVPDLAVGPLFPRLRDNEENFQKDMVLLLERRSMLIQMHKLGGGHMDLKASLLPSDPTQLQLSEIRKSLDRLSGSQNSINEDDGHRQCNRRKTLSKYFRDSLNQIFGKSIATTANSKNSSSSSENKHASLEDFLSSGDTIGLTLHASHVKLSSYRAWPNMHDSRFAIYRLPLRIPTAEQEYAGLWGGTFGWPPGKSSKDKPGKALFFLLLSYEECQGQQLLIATKILEGTHYVLHPNGSAMFVVNIDEPSFDPFPWDTDADADSLAVNMKHVFKGEGIANGYGFRYPGSKPGSLFVFQDGQLAFIWNESRAVLTLQRLNLQELLKKGERVPALPPIANFSYLTKSYSNVFAEFPNTSTSWVSSREEQSDP; from the exons ATGTCCTCTGAATCCTGTGGGTCGAGCTTGCTTCTGGCTCTGTCAGATGATGTGTTTTCTATTGTCACCTGGTCCCTCTCACCTAGAGATATTGGCAATCTCAGTCTATGCTGCCGTAGTTTGTATGCACTCATGGAATCCGAAAAAGTGTGGCAAATCCAATGTGAAATGGTTGGAATTGTACCTCTTCGAGACCTTGTTCAGTGGCGTAAGGCCGTCTCATCATACAAGGCACTTTGCCGCTTTCTCTTTAATGTTCAGCCACTAATGGGAATATGGGTTCATCAGAATCCAGAGCTTGGCAATGTAGTCTATGTCATGCCaggttttgtttctgttgtTGGGTGCCGCATAATACCTCAAGAACTCGGGCCGTTAGGCATTGAAGACGGCCCTATTCTGTGGGCCCCtgtatttgaaattatttgtgattttgatggCTCCACATCCTTTTTTCTACATGGAAGGGAGAAGGGACATGATTATGTTTATCCTGGTTTTGTGAAACCTATCGGCAGGTCATGCAATGTGCTTTTGCTTGAGATCGAGCCTAGACTACATAAAAATCAGGGTAAATCATTGCATAGCAAGAGTTTTGTTCACAACTCAGATAAGGAGTTGTCAAGGAAGATTTGTAGGTCAAATAGTGGACTTTCAAGGTCGCAGAGGGTGTTTGGACAGAGTGAGACATTGGTGCCCTTCAGTCGATTGGCTTTCAGTGATAGAAGAAAATTACTTGATGTTGTCACGAGCCAAATTCGTCTAAAGGTTCCTGATCTAGCAGTTGGGCCACTCTTTCCTCGGTTGAGGGATAATGAGGAGAACTTTCAGAAGGATATGGTGCTCTTATTGGAACGAAGATCAATGCTTATTCAAATGCATAAGCTTGGTGGAGGTCACATGGACTTGAAGGCAAGTCTGCTGCCATCTGATCCCACTCAGCTGCAATTGAGTGAGATCAGAAAGAGTCTTGATCGGTTAAGTGGTTCTCAAAACTCTATTAATGAGGATGACGGTCACAGACAATGCAACAGGAGGAAAACTCTTAGCAAGTACTTTAGGGATAGCCTCAATCAGATCTTTGGGAAGTCAATCGCAACCACTGCAAACTCAAAGAATAGTTCTTCAAGCAGTGAGAATAAGCACGCATCCCTTGAGGATTTTCTGAGTTCAGGTGATACAATAGGATTGACTTTACATGCTTCGCATGTGAAGTTATCTTCTTATCGAGCATGGCCAAATATGCATGACAGTCGATTTGCCATTTACAGATTGCCCTTGCGGATCCCAACTGCAGAACAAGAATATGCTGGTTTATGGGGAGGGACTTTTGGTTGGCCTCCTGGGAAGTCGTCCAAAGACAAGCCTGGGAAggctctcttctttcttttgctttcttaTGAGGAGTGCCAGGGGCAACAACTTCTAATTGCAACCAAAATATTAGAGGGTACCCACTATGTTCTGCATCCTAATGGCTCAGCCATGTTTGTAGTTAATATTGATGAACCTTCATTCGATCCATTCCCTTGGGATACTGATGCAGATGCAGATTCCCTTGCTGTGAATATGAAGCATGTTTTTAAAGGGGAGGGTATTGCAAATGGGTATGGGTTTAGGTATCCAGGCTCGAAACCGGGTTCTCTCTTTGTATTTCAAGATGGTCAACTTGCCTTCATTTGGAATGAGTCTAGGGCTGTCTTGACTTTGCAGAGGCTTAACTTGCAAgagcttttaaaaaaaggtgaAAGGGTGCCTGCGCTACCTCCGATTgctaatttttcatatttgacCAAGTCTTACTCAAATGTCTTTGCTGAGTTCCCAAACACCTCAACTTCTTGGGTGTCATCAAG GGAGGAGCAATCTGATCCCTAG
- the LOC117624831 gene encoding cell division control protein 48 homolog C-like, whose amino-acid sequence MKKLGKRLDGGGRSLSEQKQRVLRCRLETFKHLRSSSLDEIVHQLRNNYRDYHRIKLQSFTKFVQQTLESPSFKQSKTLIHVSDLEEDEDEEEEEENGQSNSQRRRKRAASKGEDKLQRMESAHLRRVRQRNGDRPSTSSSDDDADEDGSVSTSEDAIYSEKVDPEFDVMKSSLRASYMESNSALKPKAAEEQKEKNVEMELPAREQVELMGGNGGPRRPKTLLTPEAKGSVSTGVEVKGSEGPRFSDLGGMEKVIEELKMEVIVPLRHPELPRWLGVRPMSGILLYGPPGCGKTKLAHAIANETGIPFYKISATEVVSGVSGASEENIRELFSKAYRTAPSIVFIDEIDAIASKRESLQREMERRIVTQLMTCMDESHRLVQPADANSNSESFDNKSGYVLVIGATNRPDAVDHALRRPGRFDREIVLGVPDENARVQILSVLTRNLRLEGSFDLLKIARSTPGFVGADLAALADRAGNIAMKRIIHKRKTDMSIDSMNEECNEEWWRQPWSPEEMGRLTISMADFEEAVQVVQPSSKREGFSAIPNVKWEDVGGLDLLRQEFDRYIVRRVKYPENYEEFGVDLETGFLLYGPPGCGKTLIAKAVANEAGANFIHIKGPELLNKYVGESELAVRTLFSRARTCSPCILFFDEVDALTTKRGKEGGWVVERLLNQLLIELDGAEQRRGVFVIGATNRPDVMDRAVLRPGRFGKLIYVSPPTKDERGLILKALARKKPIDASVDLSEIGQRETCENFSGADLAALMNEAAMAALEEKLTSTPERNSGASPWTIKDTHFEQALAKIAPSVTDKQMQYYQKFGESLKAPRNKA is encoded by the exons ATGAAGAAGTTGGGAAAAAGGTTAGACGGAGGAGGGAGGTCGCTCTCTGAACAAAAGCAGAGGGTTCTTCGTTGTCGTTTGGAGACCTTCAAGCACCTGCGCTCCTCCTCTCTGGACGAAATCGTCCACCAACTTCGCAATAATTACCGAGACTACCACCGCATCAAGCTCCAGTCTTTCACGAAGTTCGTCCAGCAAACCCTAGAGTCGCCTTCCTTCAAgcaatccaaaaccctaatccATGTCAGTGACttagaagaagatgaagatgaagaagaagaagaagaaaacggCCAAAGCAATTCCCAGAGAAGGCGGAAGCGTGCTGCCAGCAAGGGCGAGGATAAATTGCAGCGAATGGAGTCTGCTCACCTCAGAAGGGTTCGTCAAAGGAATGGTGACCGTCCATCTACATCTTCTTCTGATGATGATGCTGATGAAGATGGGTCTGTGTCGACGTCGGAGGACGCGATATACAGCGAGAAAGTGGACCCGGAGTTTGATGTGATGAAATCGAGTCTCCGAGCATCGTATATGGAATCGAACAGCGCCTTGAAGCCCAAGGCAGCCGAGGAGCAGAAGGAGAAGAATGTAGAAATGGAGCTTCCTGCTCGCGAGCAAGTTGAGTTAATGGGTGGAAATGGAGGGCCAAGGCGGCCAAAGACATTGCTAACACCTGAAGCCAAGGGCTCGGTTTCTACAGGGGTTGAGGTGAAGGGAAGCGAGGGTCCGAGGTTTAGTGACTTAGGTGGGATGGAGAAGGTGATAGAGGAGCTGAAGATGGAGGTGATTGTGCCGCTGCGCCATCCCGAGCTGCCTAGGTGGCTCGGAGTCAGGCCAATGTCTGGGATTCTGTTGTACGGCCCACCCGGGTGTGGCAAGACCAAATTGGCTCATGCCATTGCCAATGAAACCGGCATTCCgttttataaaatttctgcTACAGAAGTCGTCTCTGGTGTCTCAG GTGCAtctgaagaaaatataagagaGCTTTTTTCTAAAGCTTATAGAACTGCCCCTTCAATTGTatttattgatgaaattgatgcAATTGCTTCGAAAAGAGAAAGTTTGCAACGAGAAATGGAGAGGCGGATCGTGACACAACTAATGACTTGCATGGATGAATCTCATAGGCTTGTACAACCGGCTGATGCAAATTCCAACTCCGAGAGTTTTGATAACAAGTCTGGCTATGTTCTTGTTATTGGAGCTACCAATAGGCCTGATGCTGTTGACCATGCTCTGAGGAGGCCTGGGAGATTTGACCGTGAGATTGTTTTAGGTGTTCCAGATGAAAATGCCAGGGTTCAGATTCTTTCTGTGCTTACACGCAATCTAAGACTTGAAGGTTCTTTTGATCTTCTTAAAATAGCCAGGTCTACACCAGGGTTTGTTGGGGCTGATTTGGCAGCCCTGGCCGACAGGGCTGGTAACATTGCCATGAAAAGGATTATACACAAGAGGAAGACTGATATGTCTATAGATTCTATGAATGAGGAGTGCAATGAAGAGTGGTGGAGACAACCATGGTCGCCTGAAGAAATGGGAAGGCTTACTATCAGTATGGCTGATTTTGAG GAAGCAGTTCAAGTGGTTCAGCCTTCCTCAAAAAGAGAAGGATTCTCTGCAATTCCTAATGTAAAATGGGAAGATGTTGGTGGGTTAGATCTTTTAAGGCAGGAATTTGATCGTTATATAGTTAGGCGTGTTAAATATCCTGAGAACTATGAG gaatttgGAGTAGATTTAGAGACAGGATTTTTGCTCTATGGGCCTCCAGGATGTGGTAAAACACTGATAGCGAAGGCTGTTGCTAATGAAGCAGGAGCCAATTTCATTCACATTAAG GGCCCTGAACTTCTGAATAAATATGTTGGAGAAAGTGAGTTGGCAGTTAGGACATTGTTTAGTCGCGCAAGGACGTGCTCACCATGCATACTTTTCTTTGATGAG GTGGATGCCTTAACAACAAAGCGGGGGAAAGAAGGAGGATGGGTAGTTGAACGGCTATTGAACCAG TTGCTTATAGAGTTAGATGGTGCAGAGCAGCGGCGGGGTGTATTTGTTATTGGTGCCACTAATAG ACCCGATGTCATGGACCGTGCTGTATTGCGGCCCGGTAGGTTTGGTAAACTTATTTATGTCTCCCCGCCCACAAAAGACGAGCGTGGTTTGATTTTAAAAGCTCTTGCGAGGAAGAAGCCTATAGATGCCAGCGTGGATCTCAGTGAGATTGGACAAAGGGAAACTTGTGAAAATTTTAGTGGAGCTGATCTTGCTGCACTG ATGAATGAAGCGGCTATGGCTGCTCTTGAAGAAAAACTGACATCCACACCTGAGAGGAATTCAGGTGCATCTCCATGGACTATCAAAGACACTCACTTTGAGCAAGCACTGGCTAAAATTGCACCATCTGTAACAGACAAG CAAATGCAATACTACCAGAAATTTGGAGAGAGCCTCAAAGCACCAAGAAACAAAGCCTAA
- the LOC117626550 gene encoding farnesylcysteine lyase yields the protein MLLALAMASSASTIRLSSRSLIFSLFFLLPLLISNANANGDAGSAVSICIVGSGIGGSSVAHFLRRYSPPNLNFTIRIFERNGVVGGRMATVNVSGHTFEAGASILHPRNLHALNYTKLLNLTINTPSDSESSSGFAIWDGHKFVFKTLSFKSKLPFAQKIVSLANSLIMLLRYGFSLVRMERFVESAVNNFCKYYEGFETRPVFETVDEMLQWAGLYNLTTRTLAMELADAGLSPLLIQELVTVITRINYGQSVNMSGLAGAVSLAGSGGGLWSIKGGNWQMAAGLIDHSEVDLHLHEEIESISSKGEYYELNSTQRNSYTCDVAVVATPLDELSVQFTPPISIPKRELQHTHATFVRGLLNPVYFGLNSVAEIPELVGTIEDPDLPFSSISVLKQHNENDFTYKIFSRKSMADATLDSIFSVRTETIRINWGAYPHYTAPEVFAPFILDGQHLYYVNAFENAASTMETSATAAENVARLILSRFFTSGPINLANLSSSTDGGVRHVDL from the exons atgttgcTGGCATTGGCAATGGCATCATCAGCTTCCACAATCAGACTCAGTAGTAGGAGCTTAATATTCTcactcttcttcctcctcccacTGTTGATTTCAAATGCAAATGCAAATGGCGACGCAGGCTCTGCTGTTTCTATTTGCATCGTCGGCAGCGGCATCGGTGGGTCCTCTGTGGCCCACTTCCTCCGCCGCTACTCTCCCCCTAATCTCAACTTCACCATTCGGATCTTCGAGCGAAACGGCGTCGTTGGTGGTCGCATGGCCACCGTCAACGTCTCCGGCCACACCTTCGAGGCCGGCGCCTCCATTCTCCACCCGAGGAACTTGCACGCCTTGAACTACACGAAGCTCCTCAACCTCACCATCAACACCCCTTCCGATTCCGAGTCCTCTTCTGGTTTTGCAATTTGGGATGGCCATAAGTTTGTATTCAAGACTCTCAGCTTCAAATCCAAGCTTCCCTTTGCTCAGAAGATTGTTTCTCTTGCTAATTCACTCATCATGCTCCTCAGATATGGCTTCTCCCTTGTCAGGATGGAGAGATTTGTTGAG AGTGCTGTGAATAACTTCTGCAAGTATTATGAAGGCTTTGAGACAAGACCTGTTTTTGAGACAGTGGATGAGATGCTTCAATGGGCTGGTTTGTATAATCTCACCACAAGGACTTTGGCTATGGAATTGGCTGATGCTGGCTTGTCTCCCTTATTGATACAAGAGCTTGTCACT GTCATCACAAGAATCAATTATGGCCAAAGTGTCAATATGAGTGGACTTGCTGGTGCAGTTTCATTGGCAGGATCTGGCGGAGGATTGTGGTCTATTAAAGGAGGGAACTGGCAGATGGCTGCCGGATTGATTGATCATTCAGAGGTTGACTTGCACCTTCATGAAGAGATAGAATCTATCTCTTCAAAGGGAGAATATTATGAACTTAATTCCACCCAGAGAAACAGTTATACATGTGATGTTGCAGTGGTTGCTACACCTTTAGATGAGTTGAGTGTTCAGTTTACTCCTCCAATCTCAATCCCTAAGAGAGAGTTGCAACACACACATGCAACTTTTGTTAGGGGCCTCTTAAATCCT GTATATTTTGGCCTGAATTCTGTGGCAGAAATCCCAGAACTGGTTGGCACAATTGAGGATCCTGATCTTCCATTCTCAAGTATCTCAGTTCTGAAGCAACATAATGAGAATGATTTCACTTACAAGATATTCTCTCGTAAATCAATGGCGGATGCAACTCTTGATAGTATCTTCAG CGTGCGGACGGAGACAATTCGAATAAATTGGGGTGCATACCCCCATTACACTGCTCCTGAAGTGTTTGCACCATTTATTTTGGATGGTCAGCATTTGTACTATGTAAATGCTTTTGAGAATGCAGCAAGTACAATGGAGACGAGCGCTACCGCAGCTGAGAATGTTGCAAGGCTCATCCTGTCAAGATTTTTCACCAGTGGACCTATAAATTTGGCAAACTTGAGCTCCAGCACCGATGGAGGGGTTCGCCATGTAGATCTGTGA